The following are encoded in a window of Kitasatospora sp. NBC_01250 genomic DNA:
- a CDS encoding alpha/beta hydrolase family protein, whose product MKRNRRISAVAALALAALVTGTGAGFAATTTPSATPVATHASDTAPATATATTPTPSFQGTLPAPTGPYAAGEDVIHLTDASRPDPWVPSSGPRQLTVTMVYPAVPGTGTPAPYMTLAEAAGHIQQGKIPASSGITPQNLSSVTTHAFDGARPQRGKYPLVVLSPGFGDPRMVLTSLATDLASHGYVVALVGHTYEDSGETLANGQTPPCAICDDPAFDFDSVTASRALDVSFVIDQLTHGTTAWRLAHLIDKHEIGMAGHSIGGAAAATTMIADPRVRAGVNMDGTFHPAPMPGQINRPFLMLGAAAYHSAGGDNWGQAWAALGGYKKWLAVTGANHPSFTDVDLLEEEAGFPTPPLDPERGIVITREYVTAFFDQTLKGIHSPLLDGPSPNNPEVLFQP is encoded by the coding sequence ATGAAACGCAATCGCCGTATCAGCGCTGTCGCGGCGCTGGCGCTCGCCGCCCTCGTCACCGGAACCGGCGCCGGGTTCGCCGCCACGACCACACCGTCGGCCACACCGGTGGCCACGCACGCGTCCGACACCGCACCGGCCACGGCCACGGCCACCACGCCCACGCCGTCCTTCCAAGGCACGCTCCCCGCGCCGACCGGCCCCTACGCCGCCGGTGAGGACGTCATCCACCTCACCGACGCGAGCCGTCCCGACCCGTGGGTGCCGTCATCCGGCCCCCGCCAACTGACCGTCACGATGGTCTACCCGGCCGTCCCCGGGACCGGGACGCCGGCCCCTTATATGACCCTCGCCGAGGCAGCCGGACACATCCAGCAAGGGAAGATACCGGCGAGTTCCGGCATCACCCCGCAGAACCTTTCCAGCGTCACCACGCACGCCTTCGACGGCGCGCGGCCGCAGAGGGGCAAGTATCCGCTGGTGGTCCTCTCACCCGGGTTCGGGGACCCGCGCATGGTGCTCACCTCGCTCGCGACCGACCTGGCCAGTCACGGCTACGTCGTCGCGCTCGTCGGCCACACCTACGAGGACAGCGGCGAGACGCTGGCGAACGGCCAGACGCCGCCGTGCGCGATCTGCGACGACCCGGCGTTCGACTTCGACTCCGTCACTGCCAGCCGCGCGCTGGACGTGTCCTTCGTGATCGACCAGTTGACGCATGGCACTACCGCGTGGCGCCTGGCACACCTCATCGACAAGCACGAGATCGGCATGGCCGGACACTCCATCGGCGGAGCGGCGGCCGCCACCACGATGATCGCCGACCCGCGAGTACGGGCCGGAGTGAACATGGACGGCACCTTCCACCCGGCCCCGATGCCCGGCCAGATCAACCGGCCGTTCCTCATGCTGGGTGCGGCCGCCTACCACTCGGCCGGCGGCGACAACTGGGGGCAGGCCTGGGCCGCCCTCGGCGGCTACAAGAAGTGGCTGGCGGTCACCGGCGCCAACCACCCCAGCTTCACCGACGTGGACCTGCTCGAGGAGGAGGCCGGGTTCCCGACGCCGCCCCTCGACCCCGAACGTGGAATCGTGATCACGCGTGAGTACGTGACGGCGTTCTTCGACCAGACGCTGAAGGGGATCCACAGTCCGCTGCTGGACGGCCCCTCGCCGAACAATCCGGAAGTACTCTTCCAGCCCTGA
- a CDS encoding SigB/SigF/SigG family RNA polymerase sigma factor: MPATVSVEAPTTARIASAPELRSVAAGLGVDLEDPAKVCPADARELSRILFARLRAVAEESAEYSYIRSTLIELNMTLVRFAASRFGHRREPVEDILQVGTVGLIKAIDRFDPSYEVEFSTFAIPTITGEIKRFFRDTTWMVHVPRRLQELRLTLAKASDAMEQVLDRAPTAAELAAHLELTEAEVLEGLTASQAQSARSLDAPASEEDSSTAPALAASLAFEEPAYERLLALEAIKPLIAELPARERRILALRFSADLTQAQIGQELGISQMHVSRLLNRTLSKLRTALTA, from the coding sequence ATGCCGGCCACAGTGTCAGTTGAGGCGCCCACCACCGCACGGATCGCGAGTGCTCCCGAGCTCCGGTCGGTGGCGGCAGGGCTGGGCGTCGATCTTGAGGACCCGGCGAAGGTCTGCCCGGCGGACGCGCGCGAGCTGTCCAGGATCCTCTTCGCCCGGCTGCGCGCGGTAGCAGAGGAGAGCGCGGAGTACTCCTACATCCGCAGCACCCTGATCGAGCTGAACATGACGCTGGTGCGGTTCGCCGCGAGCCGGTTCGGACACCGGCGCGAGCCGGTGGAGGACATCCTCCAGGTGGGCACCGTCGGCCTGATCAAGGCGATCGACCGCTTCGACCCCTCCTACGAGGTGGAGTTCTCCACCTTCGCGATCCCCACCATCACCGGCGAGATCAAGCGGTTCTTCCGCGACACCACCTGGATGGTGCACGTGCCGCGCCGCCTGCAGGAGCTGCGGCTGACCCTCGCCAAGGCCTCGGATGCGATGGAACAGGTCCTCGACCGGGCTCCCACCGCCGCCGAGCTGGCGGCACACCTGGAACTGACCGAGGCGGAGGTGCTGGAGGGCCTGACCGCCTCCCAGGCCCAGAGCGCCCGCTCGCTCGACGCCCCGGCTTCCGAGGAGGACAGCAGCACCGCCCCGGCCCTCGCCGCCAGCCTGGCCTTCGAGGAGCCCGCCTACGAGCGACTGCTGGCCCTGGAGGCCATCAAGCCCCTGATCGCGGAGCTCCCCGCACGCGAGAGGCGCATCCTCGCGCTCCGCTTCTCCGCCGACCTGACCCAGGCCCAGATCGGCCAGGAACTCGGCATCTCCCAGATGCACGTCTCCCGGCTTCTCAACCGCACGCTGAGCAAGCTACGCACCGCCCTGACCGCGTAG
- a CDS encoding STAS domain-containing protein, which produces MHSSAVDGSGDATTRLTVRAQTRDRSVIVAMNGELDLDSVGLLRERLQEALAQPAADRVVVDCRELGFCDSTGLNSLLAARRAAQEAGRPLIVVGLRPAVARVFQVTGTDAVFDIRPDVDSALT; this is translated from the coding sequence ATGCACAGCAGTGCCGTCGACGGGAGCGGCGACGCGACAACTCGCCTGACGGTGCGGGCACAGACCCGCGATCGGAGCGTCATCGTCGCGATGAACGGCGAGTTGGACCTGGACAGCGTCGGTCTGCTGCGCGAGCGACTGCAGGAAGCACTGGCCCAGCCCGCCGCGGACCGCGTCGTGGTGGACTGCCGGGAGCTGGGATTCTGCGACTCCACCGGCCTCAACTCCCTGCTGGCGGCCCGTCGCGCGGCGCAGGAGGCCGGCCGCCCGCTGATCGTCGTCGGTCTGCGGCCGGCGGTGGCCCGGGTCTTCCAGGTCACCGGCACCGACGCCGTGTTCGACATCCGGCCCGACGTGGACTCCGCCCTGACGTAG
- a CDS encoding ATP-binding protein produces the protein MSATDSRTTGRPVLPSLPAHGQVRRLALTGTAGVVGRCRDHTRQALLDWGWLPTDDPDQQARADDILLLVSELVTNACRHANGPDQLILHATGRQLRIDVLDGVAAPPQRRVPHRPGQPGGHGLHTVALLASRWGTTARSDGPGKSVWIEIDLPAG, from the coding sequence ATGAGCGCGACCGATTCCCGGACCACCGGCCGGCCGGTGCTGCCCTCGCTGCCCGCTCACGGCCAGGTGCGCCGACTCGCTCTGACCGGCACCGCCGGCGTCGTGGGCCGCTGCCGCGACCACACCCGCCAGGCGCTGCTCGACTGGGGCTGGCTGCCCACCGACGACCCGGACCAGCAGGCGCGTGCGGACGACATCCTGCTGCTCGTCTCCGAACTGGTCACCAACGCCTGCCGCCACGCCAACGGCCCCGACCAGCTGATCCTGCACGCCACCGGGCGGCAGCTGCGGATCGACGTGCTGGACGGAGTGGCCGCGCCCCCGCAGCGCCGTGTGCCGCACCGCCCGGGCCAGCCGGGCGGGCACGGCCTGCACACCGTCGCCCTCCTCGCCAGCCGCTGGGGCACCACGGCGCGCAGCGACGGCCCCGGCAAGTCCGTCTGGATCGAGATCGACCTCCCGGCAGGCTGA
- a CDS encoding AI-2E family transporter encodes MEPDAPAAKATHDLPPARRGGGPRTRIPNPQRRPPLVRSWFGAGFALSVGALLAWHVVDAVVQLTSLLTLLLLAVFIAVSLEPVVAWLVRRGLRRAWSVAVVVSALVVGLTGLLAIVIPPVSDETTALVNAVPGWLQQLHDHQSTLGRLEDHYHVVERVKAQLGSAGSSSGVLGGVLGAGQLLLNTVTATVIVMSVSLYVMAALPDIKAFCYRFVPRSRRNRVEVITEEILNRTGRYMLGNVLTSAIAGLATFVWCLATGVPYAGALGVFVALMDLVPMVGSTIGGIVVSLVALSVSLPTAIATAGFYIAFRLLEDYLIMPRAMKFAVDVHPIVTVVAVLLGGALLGLVGALVAVPAAIALGLVLDAYVFPRTDST; translated from the coding sequence GTGGAGCCGGACGCGCCCGCGGCGAAAGCCACGCATGATCTGCCACCGGCCAGGCGCGGCGGCGGACCGCGCACCCGGATTCCGAACCCGCAGCGCCGGCCGCCCCTGGTGAGGTCCTGGTTCGGCGCGGGTTTCGCACTCAGTGTGGGAGCGCTGCTCGCCTGGCACGTGGTGGACGCGGTCGTCCAACTCACCTCGCTCCTGACGCTTCTGCTGCTCGCCGTGTTCATCGCGGTCAGCCTGGAGCCGGTGGTCGCGTGGCTGGTCCGCCGGGGCCTGCGGCGGGCCTGGTCGGTAGCGGTGGTCGTGTCTGCCCTGGTCGTCGGCCTGACCGGCCTTCTCGCGATCGTCATCCCGCCGGTCAGTGACGAAACGACCGCACTGGTCAACGCGGTCCCGGGCTGGTTGCAACAGTTGCACGACCACCAGTCGACGCTCGGGCGACTCGAGGACCACTATCACGTGGTCGAGAGGGTGAAGGCGCAGCTCGGCTCCGCCGGCTCGTCCTCCGGAGTGCTGGGCGGCGTCCTCGGCGCGGGTCAGCTCCTGCTGAACACCGTGACAGCGACCGTGATCGTCATGAGCGTCTCCCTCTACGTCATGGCCGCTCTGCCGGACATCAAGGCGTTCTGCTACCGCTTCGTCCCGCGCAGCCGCCGCAACCGTGTCGAGGTGATCACCGAGGAGATCCTCAACCGGACCGGCCGGTACATGCTCGGCAACGTGCTGACCTCCGCGATCGCCGGGCTGGCGACCTTCGTCTGGTGCCTTGCCACCGGGGTTCCCTACGCGGGTGCCCTCGGGGTCTTCGTCGCCTTGATGGACCTGGTCCCCATGGTCGGCTCGACGATCGGAGGAATCGTCGTCAGCCTCGTCGCCCTGTCGGTCTCACTGCCGACCGCCATCGCCACCGCCGGCTTCTACATCGCCTTCCGCCTCCTCGAGGACTACCTGATCATGCCCAGGGCCATGAAGTTCGCGGTGGACGTCCATCCGATCGTCACCGTGGTCGCGGTCCTGCTCGGAGGCGCACTGCTCGGCCTGGTCGGCGCGCTGGTCGCGGTCCCGGCCGCGATCGCGCTCGGCCTCGTCCTCGATGCGTACGTCTTCCCTCGCACGGACAGCACCTGA
- a CDS encoding CsbD family protein codes for MSLGDKIENTGEKIKGMVEETVGKALGNERLEAEGKADRVKGDVKQAGEHVKDAFRR; via the coding sequence ATGAGCTTGGGCGACAAGATCGAGAACACCGGCGAGAAGATCAAGGGCATGGTCGAGGAGACCGTCGGCAAGGCGCTCGGTAACGAGCGGCTTGAGGCCGAGGGCAAGGCCGACCGGGTCAAGGGTGATGTCAAGCAGGCCGGCGAGCACGTCAAGGACGCCTTCCGACGCTGA
- a CDS encoding hydrophobic protein, giving the protein MVPLLLVLLLALLLFGIGFAVKILWWVAVVVLVVWLAGFIARGTHPSGRRHRWYRW; this is encoded by the coding sequence ATGGTTCCCCTTCTGCTCGTACTGCTGCTGGCGCTGCTTCTCTTCGGTATCGGGTTCGCGGTGAAGATCCTCTGGTGGGTCGCCGTCGTCGTGCTGGTGGTCTGGCTCGCGGGGTTCATCGCTCGCGGCACGCACCCCTCCGGCCGCCGCCACCGCTGGTACCGCTGGTAG